TAATCCTTTTGGCTTCAAGGATTATGTTtttagattatttattttttattgttgTCGTTTTTGGTGTCGATTGACATATTTCTTCGTTATTTGGACgattatttcttcatctttacGATGACTTCTCTTCGTGGCGATTCTTACAAATCTTCATGGTATTTCCTGCCTTGCTATTCTCGATTCGTTTCAAGAACATCAATGATTCTACTCAGCTTCGTTTTAGATTCATTTTTGACAAGAGGGATTTAGGCGCCCAGATTCTTTTGGGCCTATAAGATTTTTGGTAAAATACCCTATTTTCTCTGGAGAATTTCATATCGAAGAAAACAATCAGTTTAAATGATTGATGTTTGTTCCGGTTCACACTATCATTCATCACTACTATTTACATAAAAGTTCGATATCTTTGTTGTTCATGGTTATTTCTCTTCGTGATTTACTTGCCATAGACGTACTCCTAAATCTCAAAGAAACATCTCTCTAGAGATGTAACCATAGGATCCAACATCTGTCTCGTTAATTATAAACTGGTCGTTAATTATAAACCGGTCCCGGAAAACATATACTACACGTCACCAAATTACGCTAGAAGTTACCAAGTtcatacaaaacaaaacaaaacaaaacgtcATCACTAAATCCAACAGACGTGATCCTGCATGAAATTTGGTAATCTGCGGTAGCAACTCTTAAAAATAAGCCGGTCGGTGATCTATTTTCTTTGGTAAACTAGTTACTGGTGCCGGTCGTTTCTTTGGTCAACTAATTACTGGTGCCGGTCGTTTATTGTAGTTGTTAAGGAAGAATAGGTTAGTCGTTGATCCATTTTCTTTGGTTAACTAATAAGTTGTGCCGGCATTGATCGTTGATTAGTTGTTACGGAAAAATAGGTtgacaagaaagaaaaaaaataaaaatgaggaGCATGATTTCCCAACACTCGAAGTATCTGTTTCATCATTTCCCGTCCAAATTGAAGGACCTTCCCGCCGTTCAAACCCGTTGTTTTAGTTCCATGACACCTCTCTTGGATTTCTGCGACAAAATAGAATTTCTTCAACAAATCCATGCTAGATACATTGTTTATGGTCACCGTCAAAACCAAACCCTCTGTTCAAAGCTTATAAGCAGTTATGCTAATCTCGACCATCTTCATTTCTCTCAACAAGTATTCAATTCTGTCGACAACCCAAATTCTCTTGTTTATAATACACTTCTCCAAAGTCTTTTAAAGTTTGGTAAATACAATGGAACCCATCTTGAAACTGTAAGGAAAATCCATGGACATGTTATTAAATTGGGTTATGATTTGGATGTTAGTGCTTTGGAAGAAATGTATGGTTTATATGGTaaaggtggtggtgctagtgaACTGTTTGAAGAAATGCCTATCAGGGATTTAACTTATTGGAACTTGCTGATATCTGAGTGTACACGAAATGGTAAGCCTGATGAAAGTTTTCGGCTTTTCAGAGAGATGAGAATGGAAGGATTGGGACCTGATTTCAGAACTATAATAAGCCTATTGAATTCCAGTGTTATTTTGAACTCAATTGAAGCTGGGAAATTTGTTCATCTTTTGATTGTTTTGAGCAACTTAAGTAATGATTTATCAGTGAGTACTGCTTTATTGACGATGTACACAAAACTAGGTAGCCTGGAATCTGCAAAAGTGTTATTTGATCAAATGCTAGACAAGGATTGTGTTGTGTGGAACATAATGATTTCGGCTTATTGTACGAATGGATATTCAAAGGAAGCGTTAGAACTGTTGATGCAGATGGGAAGTTCAGGTGTTAGAACCGATTTATGTACTGCATTAGCTGTTATATCTTCAGCTACGGAGTTGAAATCTCTTGGGCAGGGTAAAGAGGTACATGCACATGTGGTTCGTAATGGTTCTGATTATCAAGTATCAGTTCATAATTCACTGATAGAGATGTACTGCAAATGTGGGGATTTAAAAAGTGCACGAAACATTTTTGATTTTATTCATGACAAGACCGTGGTTTCATGGAGTTCCATGATTAAGGGGTATGCAAACAATGGTCTATCTTCTGATGCCTTGTTTCTCTTTTCTAAAATGAGAATTGACGGAACTAGGTTTGATACCGTGACAGTGATGAATGTTTTACCTGCTTGTGTGAATCTGGGAGCTTTAGAATATGTCAAATATTTTCATGGCTATTCAATAAAATATGGTTTAATCTCAGAAGTCTCCATGGTTACAGCACTTTTTGATAGCTACGCAAAATGTGGATGTATAGAAGTGGCCCAGAAGCTCTTTGATGAAGAACTTGATGCTAAGGATGTAGTTTCATGGAATACTATGATCAATGCTTATTCGAAACATGGAAACTCAGGTCAATGTTTTGAGTTGTACGCCAAAATGAAGGGTTTGAACTTGAGACCAGACAGGATAACCTTTCTTGGGTTGTTGACAGCGTGTGTTAATTTAGGATTGGTGAAAGAAGGCTGGGAGTGTTTTGAGGAGATGAGAAAAACTTACAATTGTGAACCCAGTCTTGAACACTATGCTTGTATGGTGGATCTTTTGGGGCGCACTGGGAATACGGAAGAAGCTGTAAAACTTTTAAAGTCGATGCCTTTTGAGCCAGATGCACGAATCTGGGGGTCAATATTGACAGCAAGTAAGACAAAATCAGACACTAAGCTTGCCGAGTTTGCAACAGGGGAGCTCATAAAGATGGAGCCGGGAAATGCTGCAAACTACATTTTGCTTTCCAACATATATGCTTCTGCAGGAAAATGGGATAAGGTTGCTAATATGAGGGTTGTTCTTAGAAATAAAGGTCTGAAAAAGACGCCAGGCACTAGCTGGTTAGAGATCAGTGGCAGTGTACATGAGTTTCGTGTTGCTGATCGTTCTCATCCAAAGTCGCGGGATATTTATGCCATTTTAGGAAATCTAGAAATGGAAATCAAGAATAATACATCCAAGAGTCCGCAACTATTATCCTGAGTTCCAGCTTAGCGTTCAGTATGTTCCACAGAACTCCGGCAACAACAGTATGGCTCTGGATAGTAATTCCCTTGAAACCAAGTGGTTGCAATTTCACCAGTCATACCAATTTTGAATAAAGAAACTATTTCAGCATTTCCCGGCAATTTCACCAGTCATACCAATTTTTAATTCCCTTGAGTAAAGTGCTAAAAGAGAATCCAAACCAATCTACAATAGTTAAAAAGGGCAATAGAACACCAAAAGTGCCTTCGGAAATTTGTTGCACAACtttttatctttacatacttctCTGAGCCGAAATATATAAGAAAACAAACATACAGGTACTTTTTTTAATGTTCCCAACACATCAAAATTGAAGGCTGATGAATGGTATTCATAAACCAACCACTCTAAATCACAAGACTCTACCAACATCGTTTTTGTACCCCTTAGAAAGACATCAAAATTTCCCAACAAACATAAAGAAGCCACTATCAATGGTATATGGTTTATCTCAAAGTTTCTTGATCCTGCATGACTATTTTCACAACATGAATAACTGAGGGGCTGTGTTGCCCAACGACACACAAAAAGGTGTTCACTCATTTTCTGCATCTTACTTTGAGGAACTTGTCCCCAattctgatttcttgattgctGTAAACAAGGAAACAAGCAAACATAAAAATCTACAAACTGCAAAATCAACTTATGAAacaacaaaatttattttgagtACCAGGACAAGGAACTAAATTACTCAATACAACAGAAACTTTACTGACAAAACAACAAAATTATACTCAAACAGATCCATGAAACAGAGCACTCACATTTTATCGAGGATCCTGCAAGACATGTCAACCTAGATTTTGTGTCCGCCTCAGCAACTGGACTTGGCTGCTCTTTATTGGCCATGCGAACATCCCACACCCTTATGATTCCATCTGACGATGCAGATGCTACTAGATATGGGGATTCAGAGTTTTCCACATCATCGATGGTACTGCTAGACAGGACTGCAACTCCTTTCACACGCTTTGAATGTgctttctcaatacaatatgcTTTCTTCCCACTGACAGGGTCCCATGCTGTGACGTTACAGTCCTCCCCGCCAGTAAATAACAGTCCATTCTGTTATCATCAAAATCAACATTAGGAAAGACAACATAAATAAGTGCAAACATCAAAAACATTTTCAGTATTGTCTGTTCTTAGGAAGGACACATATGTTGTTCAACCAATTATGTTCACTATTATTTTGGTCAGGAGTTTATTGACAACATTGTATGAACCAATAAAAAGTTTTCATTAGGGAGCAGTCCAGAGCCTCAGACACACATAAACTCAGCTAGAAGAACAATAAATTGGAAAGCTTGAGATAAACGCACTCATGAAATCTTTAACAAAGAAAAAGTAGAATCTCTTCTTCACTCCATGAATGCAACCTCTACCATAAGCGAGCAAACATCATGTAGCCATACTCAGCAGATAAAACCAAGAAGCAGAGAGAAAAGCCATTGCTtccacaaaataaaaatcaatttgtCACAGCGTAAAATGTCTATACAATATATTCTGAAACTTCTGGAGCCCAAAATGTTAATTGAAAAACTATTCATAGATAACAACGGCAAACTAATCAAAGCTTCCAAACTCTTCCCTTCAAAAGCAAGGCGATATGAGAAAAGGAAACCCTAGAGGGCTTGCATATCTCCTGATGATTTATTTGTTCATGTAAGAAGTGCCAAGATATTGGTT
This is a stretch of genomic DNA from Papaver somniferum cultivar HN1 chromosome 1, ASM357369v1, whole genome shotgun sequence. It encodes these proteins:
- the LOC113300858 gene encoding pentatricopeptide repeat-containing protein At1g11290, chloroplastic-like, whose protein sequence is MRSMISQHSKYLFHHFPSKLKDLPAVQTRCFSSMTPLLDFCDKIEFLQQIHARYIVYGHRQNQTLCSKLISSYANLDHLHFSQQVFNSVDNPNSLVYNTLLQSLLKFGKYNGTHLETVRKIHGHVIKLGYDLDVSALEEMYGLYGKGGGASELFEEMPIRDLTYWNLLISECTRNGKPDESFRLFREMRMEGLGPDFRTIISLLNSSVILNSIEAGKFVHLLIVLSNLSNDLSVSTALLTMYTKLGSLESAKVLFDQMLDKDCVVWNIMISAYCTNGYSKEALELLMQMGSSGVRTDLCTALAVISSATELKSLGQGKEVHAHVVRNGSDYQVSVHNSLIEMYCKCGDLKSARNIFDFIHDKTVVSWSSMIKGYANNGLSSDALFLFSKMRIDGTRFDTVTVMNVLPACVNLGALEYVKYFHGYSIKYGLISEVSMVTALFDSYAKCGCIEVAQKLFDEELDAKDVVSWNTMINAYSKHGNSGQCFELYAKMKGLNLRPDRITFLGLLTACVNLGLVKEGWECFEEMRKTYNCEPSLEHYACMVDLLGRTGNTEEAVKLLKSMPFEPDARIWGSILTASKTKSDTKLAEFATGELIKMEPGNAANYILLSNIYASAGKWDKVANMRVVLRNKGLKKTPGTSWLEISGSVHEFRVADRSHPKSRDIYAILGNLEMEIKNNTSKSPQLLS